Part of the Spinacia oleracea cultivar Varoflay chromosome 5, BTI_SOV_V1, whole genome shotgun sequence genome, CTCGTCAAACTTGATACTTCGCATTTGTTAAGACATCCCGTTGGAAACACAAGTAATGTATTAGGATTTTTGCAAAGttgtatacttcgtatattattATCTAGAGATCCCCCTTTGGTCTTGTAAGAAGCTATCCTCTAATAAACTGGTCTTCTAATTAAGGATATTTGGATGTTGGTTCTTAAGCAGCCTAGCAAGCCTTGGTCTTACCACAATGTTAATTAGTTTCCCTTTTCTATGTCCTCGTACCTAtgtaatacgaagtattattatCAGGTTTATGAAATCAAGGTTGAATTGGTCTATGTTAGCATCAACATGCTCGGTTTCTGCTTGTAAAATGCGGGCGTCCAATAACGATATTGCATTTAAATCTATGTATAATTCGTATAAATGATTGTAACCTGAGTTTCAATGTTACTAATCAAAACAGATTTACACATTGGAATCATGAAGTGTATCTACTTGGCAAAATTGTGGTACATTTAGATAGAGTTGACCAAATTCCTGTGAGTCAACTTTTGTTCTCAAAGGTGTGTATTTGAATCCGAGGACCTTGTTGTATATTCTGCTACCAATTGTGAGAATGAGGATAACTTGTTTTGTAACAACCTCGTCGGAGAATCATACTCCTCAACCACCCCTACAAAAAGGATTGCAAAAACAGGacaatgaataaataaatacacATATCGATTTAGGTCGTGTTGTACGTGGAATAAATTAAGGAAAGTATAATTTGATCAATTTACCGTGACTGAGAAGCAAAACCATGTCACTGTCAAGAACTGAAGTGATGCGATGCGCAATGGTAATGACGGTACAATTAGAGAAATGGTGTTTAAGTGTTTGTTGGATGAGATTATCAGTGGTTGTGTCCACTGAAGCAGTTGCTTCATCGAGTACCAGCACCTTACTCTTCTTGAGTATTACGCGTCCTAGACAAACTAGTTGTCTTTGTCCCATGCTCCAATTCTCTCCGTTTTCAGTAACTGCAAAAAGGTTAATCGTAAACAAagtgtgaaaaaaaaaaaacaatttcacAATTTATTATCACGATTGAAGGGGACTCAAACAAACCATTGGAGTCCAATTTTCTCTCCATCTTTCGTACTTCATCTCCAAGTTGGCACTTATCCAAGGTCTGCAAgtatatttaaaagcaataaagttAGCATTCATGGGTTGTTCTCAAAtggtgtgtgtgtgcgcgcgtggGAATGTTAAAGGCATGCCATTTATACAAATGTTGACTTTGTACATGTTGAGTTGTTGACTTTACTTAGTTGAGACTTTGGCGCCAAAATCAGAATATTTGTAACTGATTTCTGATTTTGGCGCCAAAGTATTAAATAAGCAAAAACAATATTACAAAGTCAACGATTGTTATATGGCATGCCCTTAAAAGGGGAGGGGGTATATATGCATGTACGGATGCACCTAAGAATTTGTACGAACCTCCCATATTTGTTTATCGGTGTACTGCTCAAGTGGATCCAAATTGCTTCGTATAGTTCCTTGAAACATGGTTGGATCTTGAGGAATGATGCTTAGTTTTGACCTTAAATCTTGGAGTCCAATAGATGAGATATCAATACCATCAATAACAATACGACCGGATGTAGGTTCCACAATCCTAAACAAAGCCTGTACTAGAGTTGATTTACCACTGCCCGTTCGTCCAACAACACCGGTTTTCATTCCTCCCGGAAAAGTGCATGTCACACCATGTAGCACGAGTGGCAAATGTGGAGCATACCGGATTTGTAAATTTTGAATACTTATCTCACCACATGACGGCCAAGAACAATCCGGTCTGTTTGCTTGTATTATAAGAGGACCCTCAGAATCAATAGACATGTACTGAAGAATTCTCTCTACAGATACCATTCTGGTTTCCCAATTGCACACACACCATATCACATCAGATAGCGTACCTTTTAAGGTGAGCCCGTATGTCACAGCTAAGCCAGCAATTGCTGTACATGAAAAACATAATACATACTCAGTCAACTTCCAAAAGCTTCGCTTTAGCGACTACATCTCCTTAATGCAAGCACTAAGCGTACTCTGTTATGAACTACAAAGAAAACAAAAGGTCGCAGTACATACCAGGATGTATCCGTCCTGCAAAGTACAGAGAGAGTACCAAAAGGAAAGCATATGTAATACAAGCGAATGCATCCAACCGTAACATTAGCCATTTCATTGAAGCGGCAGCATAAAATTGAGGGCGAGAATATGCATCAACTATTTTCATATAGTTTGGCTGGAAACTTGACTGTTGATCAAAGCTACGAATAGTTGTTATTCCGGAAATTGTTTCAGAAAAGTTCTGAATAGCCGGAGCTTCACATACTCCGCCTAATCGTGACAGTTCTCTCGAGGAAGGCATACAATATCTCTGCGTaagaatgaaaaaaaatgaagaaactgATGTATCAACAATTGATACTGATAGTTTCATCTCAAAAGTACGAATAATACTCTGTAATAGTTATATAGTTCATATCTTAAACTAAAAACCTTTCAAAGTCTGCTACTGCATAGCATGTATCTTAATTCGTCTATaacaaattcaaaaaatcaaGTAGTTTTTTCACTGAATGCATTAAGATCAGTACTTCAGAGTACAACAGTCCCATGACAAAACAGTTTTATATGTACACAGATTCTTGAGTCCGTACACAAGGAATGGTATATGTAGGTGCATGGGTGAGGTGTGTTCAAGATTAATGGGTTGTTTGGGTTCACAGTCCATGCACTCTGCTAGAATGCTAGCAGCCAAATGTCTTTTGTGTGTAGAAAAGACCATAGAATTGATGAGTGCAAAGAAGTAGGTGCGCGAAAACTTATATAACAAAACTACAACTCTTAATTCGTACATGTGGAAATTGGAATTGATGGATAACACATTCAACTGTGAAGAAACCTCTTATGGCTCATAGCTTGGATTTTGCAATCTACCTAAAAGGTGATTACGAGCCTTAATTTGCAAGGTTTTTAGGGGGGCCCTGAAGAACATGTGACTCCTTTATAGGGTTGGTTGTATAACCTCACATCAGACGTTAAGGcctttattttttcttcaaGTTATATACCAGGCCAAGAGCTTCTTCTGGCTAGTCCTGATTTATCTGCTCATCGGATTAATCTAAGATTCTAAGCTCATTTGTGAGCGCGTGTATAGTCAAGGGTTTCCTCATGCGGATATTACCTAACTGTGTCCTTTTGACCCTATTGTTAGCTGCAAGCTTTTGTCATGGTGATCAAAAGACGATAGAAGTCATTGGTATTAGTGAATGTGCTGATTGTCAGCAGAACAATAAAGCACAGCCATGCTTTTGAAGGTATAATAAGCTAACGCGTTGTCATTTTAGTTTCTGCTTCTGTTATATATGTCTGTTTCTGATATAAAGAGGTGTTATATATGCAGGGCTTAGAGTTTCCATTGACTGCAACCTTGCGAATGGTGAGGTGAAAACAAGAGGGGAAGGGAAGCTTCATAAAGATGGGAAGTTTAGAGTAGATTTTCCACATGAGCTTGTAGGAAATGGGAAGAAATTGAAGGAAGAATTTTATGCACAACTTTACGGTGCATCGGATATACCATGCCCTGCTCAAAGTTGGCCTTTGTTTCTGAATCTGATGGGAAACCCACATTTAGCCCAATTGGAAAACTGAAATTCTCACCAATAACCTGCACATTTGCCTTCTTGTGGCCTTACTTCAAGTATCTGCCTTTTCACAAGAAGTCTTTCTCAAAGTGGCCATTCACCTTCCCTAAGGTTCCCTGCCCTCCATTTTTCAGGAAATATTTTTCAAGAACCATTCTTCTCCATCCAGAAATTCAAGAAATTGTTCCAACATTTCCCCATATACAAGGAGCATCACCTTTGAGTACTGGAGTGAATATAAGTCATTATTGTTTTTTCTGTTTCGTTCCTAGTACTTGTACCATGTTCCGGCTACAGCATATATATCTTTTGTTCCATCTGTTTTTTGCcaatgaaatttgtttgtgatATTATTTGTTGGAATTCGTTTTGTGCTCAAAGATGAATTTTGATCATTGAGTAAAGCTTCAgtacttagttttttttttttttatgtctcttttattcaaatttatccCAAGCAAACAATTAGTGAGAAATGATTGTATGCGTTGTAGCAACTAGCAAGAGATCCTAAAAGAGGATGGTAAGTCTGGACATGTCCTGATGTCAAAACACAGGGTTTTTTCCATATAAAAAAGGCGAGTTTGATCCAAGACAGTTAATAATGTTAGTGTGGATCGAACAATAATATGCTCAAGCTCAACAAGTTAAAACATTCAGTAGAAAAGCGCTATTACCTGATACCAGATGACGGTGAATaataaggggataaaaatgACTAAAACTTGCCAGGCCACAGTAGACATCACAGCAATGATTCCCAGAAGTTGGATGGAGTGGAAGACGAGGTTTCCTAGTAAGGATGGAATTTCCGTCTCCACAGCAGTTTGATCTGTTGAACACTAAACGGGAGGAAGTGGATCGAATCAGTTAGTAAATAAAAAGATTGAACAACCAAATACTCTGACGATTAAggctttgttctcttcaccttagaCCAAACAagaaaaatcagaccagattagaccacaaaaaacaaaaaacactcACAGAAACATTCAGATCATACCccagaaactagaaaaataaGACCAggtaaggtgaagagaacaaggccTAATAGTCATTAGTTGAGTATGGGTACATGAATGATCACTTACTCTGGTGAGAATCCTTCCAGTAGGCGTAGCATCAAAAAAGGACATAGGAGCATGGAAGATTCTTTGAAGCATATTTCCAAAGAGTATGGTAGCAGTTTTATATCCTGTGACTAGAGTAAGAATGTCTCCAATAATGATTAACAAGCATATACCAATAGCCAAGGATGTATAGACAATCATAAACGTCGACCCACTAACAGTAGGTCTGACAGCCTCTGATGAAGGAGCTGCCCATGTTAACCAGTAGTTGCTTCCAATCTGGAGAATTTGTAAGAGAATTTGGGCCAGAATTGTAAGAAGCACCAGAGCTCCTCCACATACAGTTGTAATGTACTTCCAGTAGACCGGAAAACCAACACTACCTATCTCTCTTTCTTCATCTTTTACGAGCTGTGCTGCAGGTGGCGAACCAGCAGCAACACCTCCGTCATTTGCTGCTGCAGCTTCATGACTTCCAGCAGCAGCATCTGCAGGAACTGATGTTGTCATGGTATTGGAATTGAGTGTCGAGAGAGCTGTATTTTGTGCGCCTACAAGTTGCATTAAATCTGACCCTTGAAACAGAATGTCATCATACTTTCCAACTTGTGAAATCCTTCCGTTTTTCATGACCTTGCAAGAAATTACTTAGGTTATTAGGTGACATAAGATGAGCATAAGTTAAATTGTTCCAGGTATATCAAGTTAAATGATGAGAGTATTCATTGGTGGCAAAATCTAGCTTAGCTCATCACTTTCATCGGGAAAAGAGATTGAGCATATATTGGTGATATATGCCTTACATCTGTTTTATTTGGAGTTATATCACTAGCTTAGGTTATACAACTAACTTATAACCCATAGAGTGTTTCTGCTAGTATTCAtatatcaaatatatatatatatctccaTCCAGGATTAATAATCATGTTTACGAAAATAATGTTGCTTTATACTTGTAAAATGTCACAATGTCGATTATCACTACTTAAAAAAAGTGCTAGAGATATCAATGATAGAATTACACATGCAACAATTAATTAAGGAGCAAATTGTTTGTATTTCTAATATCATACCTTTAGAAATATCTCTAATTTCAAGCTAAGTTCCCCCTCAAAAAAATACTTTTATTTTAAGTATATACGAAATATTTGAGAAAATACACGGCAAACCTATATCGAATGAAGGgagtattttaattttttttgatgcaAGCTCGAAAGGATATATTAAAGGAAAATTAACATTATTAATCTCAAATATGGGTGGTCTTCCAATATTAATCCCAATTAACGCTTATTCCAGATTAATCCTAATTATGTGCTTCCCCTTCTTTAAACAGTTTAGGGTTAACAGGTTACCTCTAAAACCGGTCACCTACAATTTTCCCTCCTTCCTTCAGTAAATGCGtacctctctctcctctgtcatttttgtttcttactttctcatttttgcttacctttctttccAGTCTATGTTCAGGCACTTGTAACCGCCTATCACCTATTGATAGTCTTTGGTTTTAAAATgtcaggaatttaatcatctGACACCTAATGTGAGGGATTTTGAAGACGGTTACCCAACACTTGGATATAGATCTCCGATATATGGAAAATTCATCTTGGGGTTTACAATGATTTATTTCTTGGTTCTACTAACTCCTCCACCCTGGTGAACCTGGGAGGGTTTGGGTGCTGTGAAGACCTGGCCTGTTTACTGTGAGTATTATGGTCAAAATGATGCTCATTTAAGAACTGAACTTAGTTATGGTTAATTTAGCTTCTTTGGCAATGATATCAGTGTTTCTGGATTGTTATGGGGCACTTTGACAGCGTGTTGAATATAGTTGAGGGTTGAGTTCAAATGTTAGTCTGAGGTACTCTTGAAGCAGTGTTGAAAAAAGCGCAAAGTGCACTAAAGCGATATGAGTCCTAGAGCTTAAGCGTAAAGCGCAAGCGCAAAGCGCGAGCTTCATCGAAGTGAAGCGCACTTTTTAAGAATTCAAGATTTCTTTACCATTATGGATATATATCTTACTAAAATAACCACAAAAACACATAAACATCATATTTTCTTCCCTAGTGCTCCTTGTTTTAACAAAATAAAGCATATAACATAGTGTTTATCATGTAATATCCACTAGGAAACAAATATACTTCTATTTTCAAAAGAATATGtcatcttcttttttcttttcttttggacTCTTTGCCCACTTTCTATTGTTAAGGATTAATAGGCTGTGGTCCAATAGACAATAACAACatataaaaaaaacttttaacgtgattttttttttaaaaagaagatTTTCAATGAAGCTCAAAAAAGCGCGCTTCTTAAGCTTTTTGCGCTTCATAAGCTTAAGTGCGCTTCGGTGCGCTTTTTCACAAACTCTTTGCTCAGACCTAATTAAGCCCTCTGAGCTTCGAGCTTCAGCGCTTAAGCGCGCTTTTTTAAACACTGTCTTGAAGCTACAGTAAACTTCCTCACAGGGCCCAATAAACAGCTAGGAACTAACAGAATTCACGGCAAAATTGACAGCTTGCTATTGAGCAACGCTTGGGAACAGTCAATTGTTTATTTCTTACTTAGAGGTTGTTTGATCATAAGTTCATAACCCTGGAATTTGTTAATTGTCAGTCGACAACGCTTCCTGGTAAATTCCCATTTTGGTACTTTAATGTGCGTCTTAAGGTCCTGGTTTTCTGGGTAGGGTTAAGGATGTATGGATCAGTGTGGCAAGAACTAGGATGTTTCAATTAGTCCCTAAGTTGAAAGATGTAATAACTATGCTGAAATCTTACAAGAAGGAGCACTTCTCTGATATTCAAAGTCAAGCTAATAATGATTACTGTAAATATAGATATATATTGCATCAGTATAGAGCTTTATCTTTGTTTGGGGAAGTTTTCTGAGGCAGAGATATAAGATTGAGTGGTTAAGAGAAGGGAATCCGAAATACCCGTTACTTTCATGCTATTCTTAAACTCAGAAAGAAATATAGGCAAATTTCAACAATTTATTATGATCCATTGATCCGGTTAATAAATCATTAACCCCAACTCATCCCTCATGCTTTTATTGAGTGTTACAAAAGCTCGCTTGGTGAGGCAGGGTAAATCATTAACCCCAAGGTATCCCTCATTAACCCTGCTAGGCTGCTGTGAATGTGTATTTGGTGAGGCAGGGTAAAGAAACTTCTTAACCCCTCCCTTTTTGCTGGTGAGGTTAAGTAAACAATCTTCTCAACTCTAGAAAATAAGAGGCCAGGGGTGGATGGATTTGGTAGTCAATTCTAAAAGGAGTGTTGGCAAACTGTTGGTGAGGATGTTGTGGTGACATTTGACAACCTTCCCAGTCTCCATATTTCAATGAAGTGGTATAAGGAAGGTCGGAAGGAGAAGGAAGGAGAATGCAGCAAAATAGAGGAATAAGgaaggaaaaatctgaaatggaagaagaagagaagTTCGAAAATTTCACAGTAAgaatgaagaagaagaacaatGGGGTGGGACCCACAATTAATGAGGTTTACCGGTTAAAACaggtttttaaattttaaagatTGTTTAAAGAAGGGGAAGCACATAATTAGGATTAATCTGGAATAATTCATTAATTGGAATTAATATTGGAAGACCACTCATAGTTGGGATTAATAATGTTAATTTTTCCTATATTAAAAGATAGAATTAAAGTTTACAAGATAAGTTCAAGGCGGCTTATCCTCCAATAATACATCCGCAACAAACCCCATGGGTTGTTCAAAAATAGCTAATGTATAATCtgtaatatttaatttggttACTGCATATATTACTCATAACTTTTTAGTATAATTGCACAACTGTACAAGTGCGTGCTTGTTCATATCAACTTATAGTTGATAATTATGGATAATTTTTCGTTTTTGTGTCAAATTTTAATTTAACCTAAATAGTGCAGTAGATATGAATTATGTCAATTTAACAAGTCTATTACGGACTATATAGACTTATCCAAGTACAACATATCATATAACTTTAGAAATCTCCTATTctatcaaaattaacaaaatgtgACTAAGAGTCATTGAAACCTTCCATATAGTTGAAAAATGTATAGATGAAGTCAAAGTGCCAAACAATTAGTTTGCAAGTTCTCTTCAATAGATCAACCATGCACCATGTTCATAAATCATAATAGTGTGGAAGACATGAAATGATGCACAATTAGATTGTATTACTGAACTTACCACAATTAGATCAGCAGCGTTTAAGAACTCGACTTGATGAGTAACATAAATAACAGTTTTTCTGCTCAGTAGACCAAGCAAAACTTCCTGTCACCCAAAATCAAAGATCAATATAAACATCAGTTATTCTGCTAGAACACAATACAAGTCAAATGGGATGCCATTACCTTGAATAAATGGGAGCCTGTGTGAGCATCAAGAGCACTAAAAGGGtcatcaaataaatagatatcTGCATCATGGTAGAGAGCGCGAGCTATTTGTATCCTTTGTTTTTGTCCACCACTTAAGTTGATACCTTTCTCACCAATAACAGTTTGATCGCCAAATGAGAGTATATCGAGGTCCTCCTTGAGACAACAAGCTTCGAGTACTTGATCATATCTTTCTTGATCCATGTTCTTCCCAAATAGAATATTCTCTCGAACTGTACTACTCTGTATCCAAGGTGACTGAGCAACATAGGCCTTTGTTCCACACAACCTGACTGCCCCTGAGATCTTCGGCATTTCACCCAGAATGCAAGATAACAAGCTCGACTTTCCTGCACCTACAGTACCACATATGCCAACCTTCATCCCATGAGAAACTTCGAAGTTTATGTCTTTTAATACTAATGTAGTAGTAGGCAAAGAAATATCATCCCAAGTGAAGTTCCCATCAACAATATCAACTGCTGTATCAGAACTACCTAATGGAAGCTTTTGTATGACATCGTCTTGGATCTCATCAACGGAAAGGAAAGAGGCAATTCTGCCAAGGGAAACCTTGGCTTGGATTAGCACAGACAGTGTGTCAGGGAGGAGGAAGATTGGCTCTCGAAGGACACGAAAGGTTGCAAGTGCAGATAGAATCTTCCCCATTTCAAGTGGGATACCCATGTATATACAAGAACCAAAAGCAACCAGAGCCACACATGTTGGACCAACTCCAAAGAAAAACTCCATAACCGCGGTACTAAACATACGTTTCTTTAACCATTGCATTTCAACCTTTCTGAGCTGAACAATCTTTGACAGAAAACTCAATTCCCATCCCTGGAATTTAAGAACCCTCATATTCCTCAGAGTTTCCATAGTCACTTTCATTCTGTTGTCCTTAGACTCCATTAGTCTTGTTTGACATTTATCTTGCCAGGCAACAAAAACAGAATTTGATAACATAAAAACTACTGTCACAACGAAAGCACCAACAGATGCAAAGAACCCCAAATTCCTGTATAATAACAGCAAGGccaaaccaatttgcaaaaagaTTAACCATATATCATGCATGTACACAGTGAAACTCCGAATTGCCTCCACATCAACAGCCACAGCATTGATAAGTTCTCCTCCACTACCACCACTAGCTTGGCCCTCGCCGCCTTGCAATTGCGATGAGGACCAACAGGGAAGTCTTAAACTCTTGTTGTAGAGCATTACTGTTGTCACTGCACGGAACCTAATTCCAACATGTTGCAATATAAAGATCCAATGTCTCCATATAAAACCCTCAAGATAAGTCGCAGAACAGAAGATCAAAGCAAGAATATAGCCTTGATATTCGAAACTTTCTATCCCATTAAGACATTGAACAAAACTGTCAATGAGATATGGAACAACATAACGAGCTAATGTGCATGCGATCCCCAAAAAAGCCGTCCAAATAATTTCTTTCCAAGCTAACAAGAAATACGCCTTGGCAAGACCATATTCAGTAGTAACAACAACATTATCATCGTGATTAAGGAGCCTATTTTGGAACAAGGGAAATGCTCGAAATACACTATTAGAAATGCCTAGTTGAGGGATGTCGTCGAGGTCTAAAGTTGATTTCTCAACCCCCAATGCAAGTAAAGGAGTTAACCAAGAGAAAGTAAGACGACTCAAAAGACTAGCACTTTCATAAGGAGTCGCGGTATAATTAGAACCTCCGGCGGCCGCCTTAGCCGCCTTATTATTAGTATGCTCTAAAAGTGGTTCTTCAAGATTAGGGATATCTTGGCTCACACTTTCCAAGGTTCCTACACAACATACCAAAGGCAATGAACATATAAAAAACTCATCAAATACATAAAGTTCCGCCCAGAAAGCATATCAAGGGGTATTTTCGTtaataaattatcaaaatatattGTACCGATATTAAGCATAAAGtgtttttataattaaaaaaatctaCATTTTTCTATTCTTTTTAAATATCAATTAGACTATATATTCAAATTTTAGATTGTACGTAAttcattttatatttacaatAGCATATTTAACCGCTAGGAGATTGTTTAGAAATTTCTCAAATACATACAgataaaatcaattaattaagtggCGGAAGAGCATAATTTGGAATCGAAATTAAGTTATTCATGATTTAACACATTTAATCAAGACTGGTCACATGAATTTCAAATAAACatcacaaattaaaaaaaaaaaaaaaaaaaatcaaaaagaaatcgaGACAAATACCTTGGGCCATTGTTGGTAGTTAATTGTGTTGGTATGATTAATGATGATTAAGCTATGATGATTAAGCCATGAAGTTCTAGAGTTACCGTAGTGTTCTTGACAAATATTAAGAGAGCCCTGGTGTTAAAATCGGTCCGACAGATAGTTTATATACAAAATAGGAAATCAAGATACACAAGGA contains:
- the LOC110794449 gene encoding ABC transporter C family member 3; its protein translation is MLYNKSLRLPCWSSSQLQGGEGQASGGSGGELINAVAVDVEAIRSFTVYMHDIWLIFLQIGLALLLLYRNLGFFASVGAFVVTVVFMLSNSVFVAWQDKCQTRLMESKDNRMKVTMETLRNMRVLKFQGWELSFLSKIVQLRKVEMQWLKKRMFSTAVMEFFFGVGPTCVALVAFGSCIYMGIPLEMGKILSALATFRVLREPIFLLPDTLSVLIQAKVSLGRIASFLSVDEIQDDVIQKLPLGSSDTAVDIVDGNFTWDDISLPTTTLVLKDINFEVSHGMKVGICGTVGAGKSSLLSCILGEMPKISGAVRLCGTKAYVAQSPWIQSSTVRENILFGKNMDQERYDQVLEACCLKEDLDILSFGDQTVIGEKGINLSGGQKQRIQIARALYHDADIYLFDDPFSALDAHTGSHLFKEVLLGLLSRKTVIYVTHQVEFLNAADLIVVMKNGRISQVGKYDDILFQGSDLMQLVGAQNTALSTLNSNTMTTSVPADAAAGSHEAAAANDGGVAAGSPPAAQLVKDEEREIGSVGFPVYWKYITTVCGGALVLLTILAQILLQILQIGSNYWLTWAAPSSEAVRPTVSGSTFMIVYTSLAIGICLLIIIGDILTLVTGYKTATILFGNMLQRIFHAPMSFFDATPTGRILTRCSTDQTAVETEIPSLLGNLVFHSIQLLGIIAVMSTVAWQVLVIFIPLLFTVIWYQRYCMPSSRELSRLGGVCEAPAIQNFSETISGITTIRSFDQQSSFQPNYMKIVDAYSRPQFYAAASMKWLMLRLDAFACITYAFLLVLSLYFAGRIHPAIAGLAVTYGLTLKGTLSDVIWCVCNWETRMVSVERILQYMSIDSEGPLIIQANRPDCSWPSCGEISIQNLQIRYAPHLPLVLHGVTCTFPGGMKTGVVGRTGSGKSTLVQALFRIVEPTSGRIVIDGIDISSIGLQDLRSKLSIIPQDPTMFQGTIRSNLDPLEQYTDKQIWETLDKCQLGDEVRKMERKLDSNVTENGENWSMGQRQLVCLGRVILKKSKVLVLDEATASVDTTTDNLIQQTLKHHFSNCTVITIAHRITSVLDSDMVLLLSHGVVEEYDSPTRLLQNKLSSFSQLVAEYTTRSSDSNTHL